One stretch of Rhodococcus pseudokoreensis DNA includes these proteins:
- a CDS encoding TlpA disulfide reductase family protein — protein sequence MIGTRLRPEPGHRHSLRRRSWTTGGRHPARRITRIALTALAAALGLTGCASGTDSVVQGGTFDFVSPGGQTEIFYDPPDTRGTIGELSGPDLMVDGKTTALSDYAGQVVVLNLWGQWCGPCRGEASQLEQVYTATKGLGVAFLGIDVRDPQKDKAQDFVTDHQVTYPSIYDPAMRTLIALGGKYPTSVIPSTLVLDRHRRVAAVYLKALLAEDLQPVVERIAAEQ from the coding sequence ATGATCGGCACCCGCCTGCGCCCCGAACCCGGCCATCGGCACTCCCTCCGCCGCAGGAGCTGGACCACGGGCGGACGTCACCCCGCCCGCCGCATCACCCGGATCGCTCTTACGGCGCTCGCCGCCGCACTCGGCCTGACCGGATGCGCGAGCGGCACCGACTCCGTGGTCCAGGGCGGCACGTTCGACTTCGTCTCGCCCGGAGGGCAGACCGAGATCTTCTACGACCCACCGGACACGCGCGGAACCATCGGTGAATTATCCGGCCCCGACCTGATGGTCGACGGCAAGACCACCGCACTGTCGGACTACGCCGGTCAGGTGGTGGTGCTCAACCTGTGGGGGCAATGGTGCGGCCCGTGCCGCGGCGAAGCCTCCCAACTCGAGCAGGTGTACACCGCCACCAAGGGTCTGGGCGTGGCATTCCTCGGCATCGACGTCCGCGACCCCCAAAAAGACAAGGCACAGGACTTCGTCACCGACCACCAGGTGACCTACCCGTCGATCTACGACCCCGCCATGCGAACACTGATCGCGCTCGGCGGCAAGTACCCCACCAGCGTCATCCCCTCGACCCTGGTCCTGGACCGGCACCGCCGTGTGGCCGCTGTCTACCTCAAAGCCCTACTGGCGGAGGACCTCCAGCCGGTCGTCGAGCGCATCGCGGCCGAACAATGA
- a CDS encoding copper resistance CopC/CopD family protein, with the protein MSALARGLVRAAVLLAALAALVLGGAGLASAHPTLLFTDPAADTAVSETPETITLLFNEAVTIGPNAVTVLDGDGRAQSVGESATAQDGRAVTAAVPDPLPPGTYTVRWQVTGDDGDLVEQDFRFAVGIALTGGGGAGGGGPSISWLDAALRWVLFAGVALALGGVIGERFTCSARAENPALPALRSAAPAGAAVGLAAVAGLGITLVADAGGTVGALWQGRAGEVLLVEAAGLLAALLVAVAGRRGWAIAPLLLVAAAEGVRSHAQTAQPFWGAALTGIHLAAAAIWVGALLHTTRAVLVWRRVPAAVRWVLRGYMRLAAWVFAAVVITGTLSALLLIPLSQVVSTTYGQVLLVKLGLVTAGAGLALTARVLVMRAPGRLAAAARVVRAESAVLLVVLAASAVLVSTPTVGAISEPGPPPPQGPVLPLGTLAGQIGMSVTASDGQVLVRLSTPRRGDYYAPEPDQDYALTGRLDATVAEGGPLSFRGCGRGCFVAPASWAEGENVLSLRADADGWQGGTVSELLAWPPQPGADDLSRAVSQLRAAGDITVYEAVTSDTSAGAPEPQRLDLPAEFFLAQEPYADGTAPQVARISGDPGPVRLALGYPAASMNVLLTLDEQGRIGEETLTDAKHLITRRFVYPDHE; encoded by the coding sequence GTGAGCGCCCTCGCCCGCGGGTTGGTCCGCGCGGCGGTGCTGCTTGCCGCCCTGGCCGCGCTGGTCCTCGGTGGTGCCGGGCTGGCGAGCGCGCACCCGACGCTGCTGTTCACCGACCCCGCCGCCGACACCGCGGTCTCCGAAACGCCGGAGACGATCACGTTGTTGTTCAACGAGGCCGTCACCATCGGCCCGAACGCGGTCACCGTGCTCGACGGCGACGGCCGCGCACAGTCGGTGGGCGAGTCGGCCACCGCCCAGGACGGGCGAGCCGTCACCGCCGCCGTCCCCGACCCACTGCCACCCGGCACCTACACGGTGCGCTGGCAGGTGACCGGCGACGACGGCGACCTGGTGGAACAGGATTTCCGATTCGCCGTCGGTATCGCCCTGACCGGCGGTGGGGGAGCAGGAGGCGGCGGCCCGTCGATTTCCTGGCTCGATGCGGCGCTGCGGTGGGTGCTCTTCGCCGGAGTGGCTCTGGCGCTCGGCGGCGTGATCGGCGAACGCTTCACCTGCTCGGCGCGGGCCGAGAACCCGGCACTGCCGGCGCTGCGGTCCGCGGCCCCGGCGGGGGCGGCGGTCGGGCTGGCCGCCGTGGCGGGACTGGGGATCACACTCGTCGCCGACGCCGGCGGCACCGTCGGTGCGTTGTGGCAGGGCCGGGCGGGGGAAGTACTGCTGGTGGAGGCCGCCGGGTTGCTGGCCGCACTCCTGGTGGCCGTGGCCGGTCGGCGCGGATGGGCGATCGCACCGCTGCTGCTCGTCGCCGCCGCCGAAGGGGTGCGTTCGCATGCCCAGACCGCGCAGCCCTTCTGGGGCGCCGCGCTGACCGGGATTCATCTCGCGGCGGCCGCCATCTGGGTCGGCGCCCTGCTGCACACCACGCGGGCGGTGCTCGTGTGGCGGCGCGTACCCGCCGCCGTCCGCTGGGTACTGCGGGGTTACATGCGCCTGGCCGCCTGGGTTTTCGCCGCCGTGGTCATCACCGGCACGCTCAGCGCACTGCTCCTCATCCCGCTCTCCCAAGTGGTCTCGACCACCTACGGTCAGGTCCTGCTGGTCAAACTCGGGCTGGTCACGGCCGGGGCCGGGCTGGCCCTCACCGCCCGGGTGCTGGTGATGCGAGCTCCGGGACGTCTCGCCGCGGCGGCCAGGGTGGTGCGGGCCGAAAGTGCTGTGCTGCTGGTGGTCCTGGCCGCCAGCGCCGTGCTGGTGTCCACCCCCACCGTCGGCGCGATCAGCGAACCCGGGCCCCCGCCGCCGCAGGGCCCGGTGCTTCCCCTCGGCACATTGGCCGGGCAGATCGGCATGAGTGTCACCGCCAGCGACGGGCAGGTGCTGGTGCGGCTGTCCACCCCGCGCCGCGGCGACTACTACGCCCCCGAACCGGACCAGGACTATGCCCTCACCGGCCGCCTCGACGCCACCGTCGCCGAGGGTGGCCCGCTCTCGTTCCGCGGCTGCGGGCGTGGGTGTTTCGTGGCCCCGGCCTCCTGGGCCGAGGGTGAGAACGTCCTGAGCCTGCGCGCCGACGCGGACGGTTGGCAGGGCGGCACGGTCAGTGAGCTGCTCGCGTGGCCGCCGCAACCCGGCGCCGATGATCTGTCCCGCGCGGTGTCGCAGCTGCGCGCGGCAGGCGACATCACCGTCTACGAGGCGGTGACCAGTGACACCAGCGCCGGCGCACCCGAGCCGCAGCGGCTCGATCTGCCCGCGGAGTTCTTCCTCGCCCAGGAACCGTACGCGGACGGCACCGCCCCGCAGGTGGCCCGGATCTCGGGCGACCCCGGGCCGGTGCGACTGGCCCTCGGTTACCCGGCCGCCTCGATGAACGTCCTGCTCACCCTCGACGAGCAGGGGCGGATCGGCGAGGAGACCCTCACCGACGCCAAACACCTGATCACTCGCCGCTTCGTCTACCCCGACCACGAGTGA
- a CDS encoding DUF305 domain-containing protein — protein MTAPAQAEPETPPNDTGNRRRVTKTGLVIGMILTLLVGVLVGIWANGALAGRESAQPSPDSVDVGFSQDMTVHHNQAVEMSAMALTNATDPAVRTLAYDVVTTQQSQIGTMQGWLSLWDRPSLGSGGYMKWMPAHSTPATMDHSMPGMDAATTSDTTPARMPGMATTDELDELRRTTGPAFDVRYLQLLLRHHQGGIPMAQYAADHASVSAVAVLARQIASTQQAESTAIENLLRMKGAQPLPMN, from the coding sequence ATGACCGCACCCGCCCAAGCCGAGCCCGAAACCCCGCCGAACGACACCGGCAATCGCCGCCGTGTGACCAAGACCGGGCTGGTGATCGGGATGATCCTCACCCTGCTCGTCGGCGTTCTCGTCGGGATCTGGGCCAACGGCGCGCTCGCCGGCCGGGAGTCGGCGCAACCCTCGCCGGACTCGGTGGACGTCGGGTTCTCCCAGGACATGACGGTCCATCACAACCAGGCCGTGGAGATGTCCGCGATGGCGCTGACCAACGCCACCGATCCGGCCGTCCGCACCCTCGCCTACGACGTGGTCACCACCCAGCAGAGCCAGATCGGCACCATGCAGGGCTGGCTGTCCCTGTGGGACCGCCCCTCATTGGGGTCCGGCGGCTACATGAAGTGGATGCCGGCCCACAGCACGCCGGCGACGATGGACCACTCGATGCCGGGCATGGACGCCGCTACGACGTCGGATACGACCCCGGCCCGGATGCCGGGCATGGCGACAACGGACGAACTCGACGAGCTGCGGCGCACCACCGGCCCCGCCTTCGATGTGCGCTACCTGCAACTGCTGTTACGTCACCACCAGGGCGGCATCCCGATGGCGCAGTATGCGGCGGACCACGCGTCCGTGTCCGCGGTCGCCGTGCTCGCACGGCAGATCGCCAGCACCCAGCAAGCCGAGTCCACTGCCATCGAGAACCTCCTTCGGATGAAAGGGGCGCAACCGCTTCCGATGAACTGA
- a CDS encoding BlaI/MecI/CopY family transcriptional regulator, whose product MRVRGFGELEAVVMDRIWDREGATTVREVFDELSEHREMAYTTVMSTMDNLHRKGWLDREKTGKAFRYWPTLTREEHSARLMRNAFHGGGRSDVVLAHFVEQMSAEESASLRAALQRLTPAEDAG is encoded by the coding sequence GTGCGTGTGCGTGGATTCGGGGAACTCGAAGCGGTCGTGATGGATCGGATCTGGGACCGTGAGGGAGCGACGACGGTGCGCGAGGTGTTCGACGAACTCAGCGAGCACCGGGAGATGGCTTACACGACGGTGATGTCGACGATGGACAACCTCCACCGCAAGGGCTGGCTCGACCGGGAGAAGACCGGCAAGGCGTTTCGCTACTGGCCCACCCTCACCCGCGAGGAGCACAGCGCCCGGTTGATGCGCAATGCCTTCCACGGCGGCGGACGATCCGATGTCGTGTTGGCCCATTTCGTCGAACAGATGAGTGCCGAGGAGTCCGCCAGCCTCCGCGCGGCCCTGCAGCGTCTGACCCCGGCCGAGGACGCGGGATGA
- a CDS encoding recombinase family protein, translated as MGGKVSGKLARLPEWDRCFEYLRRGDELVITRLSRPFRSVRHMTELTAQLDERGTDLIVLKQGALTPPRPAVPVPLLFHVIVTMDEMFADLISEGTLEGLESARARGWVGGRAPSVTELQVLRHGRCRSPKPSVPQDHLPQSRTRQPPEKPAAVGPTIPVIES; from the coding sequence TTGGGTGGCAAGGTTTCGGGGAAACTGGCCCGGCTCCCGGAGTGGGACAGGTGCTTCGAGTACCTGCGCCGCGGCGACGAACTGGTGATCACCCGGCTGTCGCGGCCATTCCGGTCGGTGCGGCACATGACCGAACTCACCGCCCAGCTCGACGAGCGCGGCACCGACCTGATTGTGCTCAAACAGGGCGCATTGACACCCCCCCGCCCGGCGGTTCCTGTTCCACTCCTGTTCCACGTCATCGTTACGATGGACGAGATGTTCGCGGACCTGATCAGCGAAGGCACTCTCGAGGGCCTGGAATCAGCCCGGGCCCGCGGGTGGGTCGGCGGCCGGGCGCCGAGCGTGACCGAGCTGCAGGTCTTGAGGCACGGGAGATGCAGATCACCGAAACCTTCGGTACCGCAAGACCATCTACCGCAATCTCGAACGCGGCAGCCGCCCGAGAAGCCGGCAGCTGTAGGACCGACGATCCCGGTGATCGAAAGCTAA
- a CDS encoding M56 family metallopeptidase yields MSVASCLLLYSFVVAVLTPPLLVRLTHGGVAPVLGVAAWMAAIGSVALSWAAAAAFVVAELASNGSAPGRSLLGSCVASLREVVSGRAGVALQVGLLLLAVLAVLAFAVVAWRLGDRLLRMRRSTHGHARMTRIVGRRIAGVDAVVLDAPERAAYCVAGRPNTIVVTTAALGALDRRQLDAVLAHERAHLTGRHLQLLAVIRGLAASLPRMTLFAVAETEVARLLEMCADDRAARTHGSRTVLGGLIALSAAGPLPSGALGATSIAVLDRAQRLATPPPHADRVRVRILLTAASALIAVGPLVTGLLAVSGVMLCGPLAA; encoded by the coding sequence ATGAGTGTCGCGTCCTGCCTGCTGCTCTACAGTTTCGTCGTCGCGGTCCTCACCCCGCCCCTGCTGGTGCGGTTGACCCACGGCGGCGTCGCCCCGGTCCTGGGTGTGGCGGCATGGATGGCCGCGATCGGCAGCGTCGCCCTGTCGTGGGCGGCGGCCGCGGCGTTCGTCGTCGCGGAACTGGCAAGCAATGGGAGTGCGCCGGGCCGGTCGCTGCTCGGCTCCTGCGTTGCGAGTCTGCGCGAGGTCGTCAGCGGCCGCGCCGGGGTCGCCCTGCAGGTCGGGCTGCTGCTGTTGGCGGTGCTGGCCGTGCTCGCCTTCGCCGTGGTCGCCTGGCGGCTGGGCGACCGGTTGCTGCGCATGCGGCGCAGCACGCACGGGCACGCGCGGATGACCCGCATCGTCGGGCGCCGCATCGCGGGAGTGGATGCGGTGGTCCTCGACGCTCCCGAGCGTGCCGCGTATTGCGTTGCGGGCCGGCCCAATACGATTGTGGTGACCACCGCCGCACTCGGTGCGCTCGATCGCCGCCAACTCGACGCGGTCCTCGCGCACGAACGCGCGCACCTGACCGGCCGGCACCTGCAGCTGCTGGCCGTGATCCGGGGCCTGGCCGCGAGCCTGCCGCGGATGACCCTGTTCGCCGTCGCCGAGACCGAGGTCGCCCGGCTGCTGGAGATGTGCGCCGACGACCGCGCCGCCCGAACCCATGGATCCCGCACCGTGCTGGGCGGACTGATCGCCTTGTCCGCTGCCGGTCCTCTTCCCAGCGGCGCCCTGGGCGCCACCAGCATCGCCGTCCTCGACCGGGCGCAGCGACTCGCCACCCCGCCACCGCACGCCGACCGCGTACGGGTGCGGATCTTGCTCACCGCGGCGAGCGCCCTTATCGCGGTAGGGCCACTGGTCACCGGCCTGCTGGCCGTCTCCGGTGTGATGCTGTGCGGTCCACTGGCCGCCTGA
- a CDS encoding sterol desaturase family protein, with protein sequence MPTTTTHTPVHQLARYGYAPFLLIGLNGIGFALTAAGAPKILLLLVLATAIGASFLVERVIPYDPEWNTDHQDTTRDRIHVAVNETLILASVAAIPALAAIVPAPGIWPDRWPLLLQVLAAILIADLGITLVHLASHKIGVLWRFHAVHHSVTRFYGLNGLMKHPLHQTVEMAAGVAPLILLGLPVDVASVLALAVAIQLLLQHSNADYRVGPARYVLALNAGHRFHHLKWAGVGDVNFGLFTLIWDHLLRTYSYDPARRFTSDHLGMAAKPDYPTGYLRQLSYPFTSEGACHPTPTPSPSSADPGDAVRHAIKGPRAM encoded by the coding sequence ACTGGCCCGCTACGGGTACGCACCGTTCCTGCTGATCGGGCTCAACGGCATCGGGTTCGCCCTCACCGCCGCCGGTGCTCCGAAAATCCTGCTGCTGCTGGTGCTGGCCACCGCGATCGGCGCGTCGTTCCTCGTCGAACGGGTCATTCCCTACGACCCGGAGTGGAATACCGACCACCAGGACACCACCCGGGACCGCATCCACGTCGCGGTGAACGAAACCCTCATCCTGGCCAGCGTCGCCGCGATCCCGGCGCTGGCCGCGATCGTGCCGGCCCCCGGGATCTGGCCGGATCGGTGGCCGCTGCTCCTGCAGGTGCTCGCCGCGATCCTGATCGCCGACCTCGGGATCACCCTGGTGCACCTGGCCAGCCACAAGATCGGGGTGTTGTGGCGGTTCCACGCCGTCCACCACAGCGTCACCCGCTTCTACGGCCTCAACGGGCTGATGAAACATCCCCTGCACCAAACCGTCGAAATGGCCGCCGGGGTCGCCCCGCTGATCCTGCTCGGGCTGCCCGTCGACGTCGCCTCCGTCCTCGCGCTCGCCGTCGCGATCCAACTGCTGCTGCAGCATTCGAACGCCGACTACCGTGTCGGGCCCGCCAGATATGTCCTCGCCCTCAACGCCGGCCACCGTTTCCACCACCTCAAATGGGCCGGCGTCGGCGACGTCAACTTCGGCCTGTTCACCCTGATCTGGGATCACCTGCTGCGCACCTACTCCTACGACCCGGCCCGCCGCTTCACCAGCGACCATCTCGGGATGGCCGCCAAACCCGACTACCCGACCGGCTACCTCCGCCAGCTGAGCTACCCCTTCACCTCCGAGGGCGCATGCCACCCCACCCCCACACCGAGTCCCTCGTCGGCCGACCCAGGAGATGCTGTCCGACACGCCATCAAGGGACCGCGAGCGATGTGA
- a CDS encoding DUF1707 SHOCT-like domain-containing protein yields MAEPWLRASDTDRSQIVLALEREVGTGRLTLDEYSDRVAAAYGARTLGELAAVTRDLPAPTTAVSPASSAVPKALVPVLVALAVLLVVFAGSPAASAMTAMLGGAGCG; encoded by the coding sequence ATGGCTGAGCCGTGGCTGCGGGCGTCCGACACCGACCGCAGCCAGATCGTCCTCGCCCTCGAACGTGAGGTCGGCACCGGCCGGTTGACCCTCGACGAGTACTCGGACCGGGTCGCGGCGGCGTATGGCGCGCGAACCCTCGGGGAGCTCGCGGCGGTGACCCGGGACCTCCCGGCGCCGACGACGGCGGTGAGCCCCGCCAGCAGTGCCGTCCCGAAAGCTCTTGTGCCCGTACTTGTTGCCCTGGCGGTGCTGCTGGTCGTCTTCGCCGGGTCTCCGGCGGCGTCGGCGATGACGGCGATGCTCGGCGGCGCGGGGTGCGGCTGA
- a CDS encoding cytochrome c biogenesis CcdA family protein, which translates to MSEVLVGTTLLAAFLGGVVALLAPCCISVMLPAYLATGFRHRGGVLPATLVFGAGVATVILPIGLGATALSRLLVSDHVWIFSIGGVLMAIGGIAVLAGWKPNLPMPGARTAKEGSFGSAYILGAFSGAASACCAPVLAGVAILSGAAGSFPVALSIGLSYAAGMVAPLALLALIWDRRGNRAAALLTDRTLVLRVGRRQRRLPVGTAAGGVLMIGMGALALVLAFTGPGMPSGGWQAELSGALQHASSVAVDALSFLPGWVLALVLVAGFGLLVWRATRPRRPHHTDSDGADAIHSDTERPL; encoded by the coding sequence GTGAGTGAGGTGCTGGTCGGCACCACGCTGCTGGCCGCGTTCCTCGGCGGCGTGGTCGCGCTGCTGGCCCCGTGTTGCATCTCGGTGATGCTGCCGGCCTACCTGGCCACCGGTTTCCGCCATCGCGGCGGTGTCCTGCCGGCCACCCTGGTGTTCGGGGCCGGGGTGGCGACGGTGATCCTGCCGATCGGGCTCGGCGCGACCGCCCTGAGCCGGCTCCTCGTCAGCGACCACGTATGGATCTTCTCCATCGGCGGAGTACTGATGGCGATCGGCGGGATCGCGGTACTGGCCGGGTGGAAACCGAACCTGCCGATGCCCGGGGCGCGGACCGCCAAGGAGGGCAGCTTCGGCTCCGCCTACATCCTGGGCGCCTTCTCCGGCGCGGCCAGCGCCTGCTGCGCACCCGTGCTGGCCGGGGTCGCGATCCTCTCCGGCGCCGCCGGCTCCTTCCCGGTGGCCCTGTCCATCGGCCTGTCCTATGCGGCGGGCATGGTGGCACCACTGGCGCTGCTCGCGCTGATCTGGGACCGCCGCGGCAACCGGGCCGCCGCGCTGCTCACCGACCGCACCCTGGTTCTGCGGGTGGGCCGCCGGCAACGCCGGCTGCCGGTGGGCACCGCCGCGGGCGGGGTGTTGATGATCGGGATGGGCGCGCTCGCGCTCGTGCTGGCGTTCACCGGTCCGGGCATGCCCAGCGGTGGATGGCAGGCCGAACTCAGCGGCGCCCTCCAGCATGCGAGCAGCGTCGCCGTCGACGCGTTGTCCTTCCTCCCCGGCTGGGTTCTCGCCCTCGTCCTGGTGGCCGGATTCGGTCTCCTCGTCTGGCGGGCCACCCGGCCCCGGCGCCCGCACCACACTGATTCCGATGGTGCCGACGCCATTCATTCCGACACGGAAAGGCCCCTGTGA
- a CDS encoding DUF3105 domain-containing protein, with product MTNNGGKGTTSRPTPGGVPGTRRFPWLMIGAAVIVVGLIAVIAYALVPQAQEKGAAQGFSPSADNPDPSTGIDGVVKIEYPAGNHVQAPQRVAYDQSPPFGGAHDQYWATCTGIVYPDAIRTENAVHSLEHGAVWVTYNPDRLSSDDIAALASNVDGKTYTLMSPYPGLDSAVSLQSWGHQLKLDDVHDPRIPEFITALRQNPNTYPEPGASCSTVQGGFDPANPPPFDPSAPGPDAVPVNGK from the coding sequence ATGACGAACAACGGCGGCAAGGGCACGACATCTCGACCGACCCCCGGTGGTGTGCCGGGAACCCGGCGCTTTCCCTGGCTGATGATCGGCGCCGCGGTGATCGTCGTGGGACTGATCGCGGTCATCGCCTACGCTCTCGTGCCCCAGGCGCAGGAAAAGGGTGCAGCCCAGGGGTTCTCGCCGAGCGCGGACAACCCCGACCCGTCCACCGGAATCGACGGGGTCGTCAAGATCGAATATCCGGCCGGCAATCATGTCCAGGCACCGCAGCGGGTGGCCTACGACCAGAGCCCACCGTTCGGCGGTGCCCACGACCAGTACTGGGCCACCTGCACCGGGATCGTCTATCCCGACGCGATCCGCACCGAGAACGCCGTGCATTCCCTCGAGCACGGGGCCGTGTGGGTGACCTACAACCCGGACCGGCTCAGCAGCGACGACATCGCGGCCTTGGCCTCGAATGTCGACGGTAAGACGTACACCCTGATGTCGCCATACCCCGGTCTCGATTCGGCTGTGTCCCTGCAGTCGTGGGGTCACCAACTCAAACTCGACGATGTGCATGATCCGCGGATACCCGAGTTCATCACGGCATTGCGGCAGAACCCGAATACCTACCCGGAGCCGGGGGCGAGCTGCTCGACGGTGCAAGGGGGTTTCGACCCGGCCAACCCGCCGCCGTTCGATCCGTCCGCTCCGGGCCCGGATGCGGTGCCGGTCAACGGCAAATAG
- a CDS encoding TlpA family protein disulfide reductase, which translates to MRAGGRWLVFFLAVIVVLIVAIWPRSESADAPSTSGTGAANAVSNSEVDAPELARLAAAAALKCPTPSSAPSGDGNLARVMASCLGSTKQVDLGAALGAEPTLINLWASWCGPCREEIPVLDAYSNEPGALRVVGIDVQDNPAAALGLLTELGAHYPSFADTGAVQKALPAPPVLPLSFLVQRDGSVDRIVTPPVFSDPAQIRAAISDTLR; encoded by the coding sequence ATGCGGGCTGGAGGTCGTTGGCTCGTCTTCTTCCTGGCCGTGATCGTGGTGCTGATCGTGGCGATCTGGCCCCGCTCGGAATCCGCCGACGCCCCGTCAACGTCGGGAACCGGGGCGGCGAATGCCGTCTCGAACTCCGAGGTCGACGCACCCGAACTGGCCCGGCTCGCGGCCGCGGCCGCCCTGAAATGCCCGACACCGTCCTCCGCACCGAGCGGCGACGGCAACCTCGCCAGGGTCATGGCATCGTGCCTGGGCTCGACGAAACAGGTGGATCTCGGCGCCGCACTGGGCGCAGAACCCACCCTGATCAATCTGTGGGCCTCGTGGTGCGGTCCGTGCCGCGAAGAGATTCCCGTCCTCGACGCCTACTCGAACGAACCCGGTGCGCTCCGCGTCGTCGGGATCGACGTCCAGGACAACCCGGCGGCCGCACTGGGTCTGCTGACCGAGTTGGGGGCGCACTATCCCTCGTTCGCCGACACCGGTGCCGTCCAGAAGGCGCTGCCGGCGCCACCGGTGCTGCCGCTGAGCTTCCTGGTCCAGCGCGACGGATCCGTCGATCGGATCGTCACGCCCCCGGTGTTCAGCGACCCGGCACAGATCCGGGCGGCGATCAGCGACACGCTCCGGTAA
- a CDS encoding peroxiredoxin family protein: MNADNRSKKPVVLIVAALVALAFGGLYLVYRNFQGGQGNSSDASGYRHVAGAPGIGASAPDFTLTSGTGGQVGLADFRGKTVLLYFQEGLSCQPCWDQIRDLERSRDALTAAGVDEVVSITTDQANLIGRKAADEGITTPVLSDPTLAASMAYDANRYGMMGQMRDGHSFVLVGPDGVIDWRADYGGAPDYTMFLPTGTMLADMSAESAR, from the coding sequence GTGAACGCCGACAACAGGTCGAAGAAGCCGGTGGTCCTGATCGTCGCGGCGCTGGTCGCTCTGGCGTTCGGCGGTCTCTACCTGGTGTACCGGAACTTCCAAGGCGGACAGGGTAATTCATCCGACGCCAGCGGATACCGGCATGTGGCCGGCGCACCGGGTATCGGTGCCAGCGCCCCCGATTTCACCCTGACCTCGGGCACCGGCGGGCAGGTCGGCCTGGCCGACTTCCGCGGCAAAACGGTCCTGCTCTATTTCCAGGAGGGTCTGTCCTGCCAACCGTGCTGGGACCAGATCCGCGACCTCGAACGCAGCCGCGACGCCCTCACCGCCGCGGGCGTGGACGAGGTGGTGTCCATCACCACCGACCAGGCGAACCTCATCGGCCGCAAGGCCGCAGACGAAGGAATCACCACACCCGTGCTGTCCGACCCCACGCTGGCGGCGTCGATGGCCTACGACGCCAACCGGTACGGGATGATGGGGCAGATGCGCGACGGGCACAGTTTCGTGCTGGTCGGCCCGGACGGGGTGATCGACTGGCGCGCCGACTACGGCGGCGCACCCGATTACACGATGTTTCTGCCCACCGGCACGATGCTGGCCGATATGAGCGCGGAAAGTGCCCGATGA
- a CDS encoding glutaredoxin family protein, translating to MNDPVEITLLTAPDCGFCDHAKQVLHRLGRQYRLQVIEIDLTSEAGNALAADSGVMFAPGVLVAGEPFSFGRLSERKLRRALDRRAGADRM from the coding sequence ATGAACGATCCGGTTGAGATCACCCTGCTCACCGCGCCGGACTGCGGATTCTGCGATCACGCCAAGCAGGTCCTTCACCGCCTGGGGCGGCAGTACCGTCTGCAGGTGATCGAAATCGACCTGACCAGTGAGGCTGGGAATGCTCTCGCCGCCGACTCGGGGGTGATGTTCGCCCCGGGCGTACTCGTCGCCGGTGAGCCGTTCTCCTTCGGCCGGCTCTCCGAACGTAAACTTCGCCGCGCTCTCGACAGGCGCGCCGGCGCCGACCGGATGTGA
- a CDS encoding cytochrome c biogenesis CcdA family protein — protein MTTLAQGIGTSFQTAAATGPMILALGAAMLAGMVSFASPCCVPLVPGYLSYLAGISGADAPPTTVTVAVRAGRWRVTGAAVLFVAGFTVVFVLATASVFGVISVLSINRELLQRLGGVITIVMGLAFIGLIPALQKDTRPEPRRIATLAGAPLLGAVFGLGWTPCLGPTLAGVLSVAAGTEGTTAARGVMLIVAYCLGLGLPFIVLAFGSTHALRGIGWLRRNARTIQIFGGIMLVAVGAALVTGQWDVFVGWLRSEFVSSFVTPI, from the coding sequence ATGACCACCCTCGCGCAGGGGATCGGCACCAGCTTCCAGACCGCCGCCGCGACCGGGCCGATGATCCTGGCCCTGGGCGCCGCCATGCTGGCTGGGATGGTGTCGTTCGCCTCCCCGTGCTGCGTTCCCCTGGTACCCGGGTATCTCTCCTACCTGGCCGGTATCTCCGGGGCCGACGCCCCACCGACCACCGTCACCGTCGCGGTGCGGGCCGGCCGGTGGCGGGTAACCGGGGCCGCCGTCCTGTTCGTGGCCGGGTTCACCGTCGTCTTCGTCCTCGCCACCGCGTCGGTGTTCGGGGTGATCAGCGTGCTGTCGATCAACCGGGAGCTGCTCCAACGCCTCGGCGGCGTTATCACCATCGTGATGGGACTCGCCTTCATCGGCCTCATTCCCGCCCTGCAGAAGGACACCCGGCCCGAGCCGCGGCGAATCGCCACCCTGGCCGGTGCACCCCTGCTGGGGGCGGTGTTCGGGTTGGGCTGGACCCCGTGCCTGGGCCCGACCCTGGCCGGGGTGCTGTCCGTCGCCGCCGGAACCGAGGGCACCACCGCGGCACGCGGGGTGATGCTGATCGTCGCGTACTGCCTCGGCCTCGGCCTGCCGTTCATCGTCCTCGCGTTCGGCTCCACCCACGCACTGCGGGGCATCGGGTGGTTGCGCCGCAACGCCCGCACCATCCAGATCTTCGGGGGCATCATGCTCGTCGCCGTCGGCGCCGCCCTGGTCACCGGCCAATGGGATGTCTTCGTCGGATGGCTCCGCTCCGAGTTCGTCAGCAGCTTCGTGACACCGATCTGA